The following proteins come from a genomic window of Geminicoccaceae bacterium SCSIO 64248:
- a CDS encoding M20/M25/M40 family metallo-hydrolase produces the protein MTDAASRITAFLEAERERQTSFLAELVRTPSDNPSGDCTPHAEKAAALLEGLGFTVERHVVPADRVVAAGMASATNLVVRRTFGDGPVVALNSHGDVVPPGEGWTQDPYGATVVDGWMYGRGVAVSKSDFATYAWALLALEQAGVPLKGTVELHLTYDEESGGAIGPGWLLERGISTPDLAIGAGFSYAVVTAHNGCLHLEVEVEGRSAHAAMPSTGVDALEAATAILARLYALRPELAKTVSSMPGIGSPQITVGLIKGGINTNVVPDRIAFRLDRRMIPEENPAEVERDLRALIESAGRSVEGAGVTVRRILLAEPLKPLPGAAALAETLCRHAGAVMGEPVGAVGVPLYTDARHYAAAGVPIVLYGAGPRTIQEANAHRADERLPLDDLHKATRVIALTLADLLRA, from the coding sequence ATGACCGACGCCGCTTCGCGCATCACCGCCTTTCTCGAGGCGGAACGGGAGCGGCAGACGTCGTTCCTCGCCGAGCTGGTGCGGACGCCCTCCGACAATCCCTCCGGGGACTGCACGCCGCATGCCGAGAAGGCGGCCGCGCTGCTCGAAGGCCTGGGCTTCACGGTCGAGCGCCACGTCGTGCCGGCGGACCGGGTCGTCGCGGCCGGCATGGCCAGCGCCACCAACCTCGTCGTGCGCCGGACGTTCGGCGACGGCCCGGTCGTCGCGCTGAACAGCCATGGCGACGTCGTGCCGCCGGGCGAGGGATGGACCCAGGACCCCTACGGCGCGACGGTCGTGGACGGGTGGATGTACGGCCGGGGCGTCGCCGTCTCCAAGTCCGACTTCGCGACCTATGCCTGGGCGCTGCTCGCGCTCGAGCAGGCCGGCGTTCCACTGAAGGGCACGGTCGAGCTGCACCTGACCTATGACGAGGAGTCGGGCGGCGCGATCGGGCCGGGCTGGCTGCTCGAGCGGGGCATCAGCACGCCCGACCTGGCGATCGGCGCCGGCTTTTCCTACGCGGTGGTGACCGCGCATAACGGCTGCCTGCATCTTGAGGTCGAGGTCGAGGGCCGCTCGGCGCACGCGGCCATGCCGTCGACCGGCGTCGACGCGCTCGAGGCCGCGACGGCCATCCTGGCCCGGCTCTACGCGCTGCGTCCGGAGCTCGCCAAGACGGTCTCGTCGATGCCCGGCATCGGCAGCCCGCAGATCACGGTCGGACTGATCAAGGGCGGCATCAACACCAATGTCGTGCCCGACCGGATCGCCTTCCGCCTCGACCGGCGCATGATCCCGGAGGAGAACCCGGCCGAGGTCGAGCGCGACCTCAGGGCGCTGATCGAGTCCGCGGGCCGTTCGGTCGAGGGTGCCGGCGTCACCGTGCGCCGCATCCTCCTGGCCGAGCCGCTCAAGCCGCTGCCGGGCGCGGCGGCGCTGGCCGAGACGCTCTGCCGCCATGCCGGCGCGGTCATGGGCGAGCCGGTCGGCGCGGTCGGCGTGCCGCTCTACACCGACGCCCGGCATTACGCCGCTGCCGGCGTCCCGATCGTGCTGTACGGCGCGGGGCCGCGCACGATCCAGGAGGCCAACGCGCATCGTGCCGACGAGCGGCTGCCGCTGGACGACCTGCACAAGGCGACCCGCGTGATCGCCCTCACCCTGGCCGATCTGCTGCGCGCCTGA
- a CDS encoding FAD-binding oxidoreductase — protein MGEPFPPSLWAATATPLEPFPELADDRDADVCVVGGGFTGLSTALHLAERGTSVVLIEASQPGWGASGRNGGQVIAGLKLDPDDLVATFGDAMAERLIPFALSTPDIVFGLIERYAIACDAVRTGWIQPAHAKEGLATLQGRAGQWRRHGFELIELDRRETARLIGSTWYFGALLNPRNGSVQPLSYARGLARAAASQGVRLFGDSPATGLERTDDGWRVRTTRGSVRAGRVVLGTNGYTGDLWPGLRRSVVPVYSFQVATRPLSGNLLGTILPEGQTASDTKRLLWYYRKDATGRLVMGGRGRPKDDLAPPDTRALQAALLELFPQLGDVGFDYHWGGKVALTQDHLPHLHVLDEGLYAGLGYNGRGVAMATAMGTVLARLVSGESPDTLPFPVTGMAAIPFHRFRRVGVGAVAAWSGYRDRREREASLTASGGV, from the coding sequence ATGGGTGAGCCGTTCCCCCCTTCGCTCTGGGCCGCGACGGCGACCCCACTGGAGCCGTTTCCCGAGCTGGCCGACGATCGCGACGCCGATGTCTGCGTGGTCGGCGGCGGCTTCACCGGCCTGTCCACCGCCCTGCATCTGGCCGAGCGCGGCACGAGCGTCGTCCTGATCGAGGCGAGCCAGCCCGGCTGGGGCGCTTCGGGACGCAATGGCGGTCAGGTGATCGCCGGCCTCAAGCTCGATCCGGACGACCTCGTGGCGACCTTCGGCGACGCGATGGCCGAGCGGCTGATCCCGTTCGCCTTGAGCACGCCGGACATCGTGTTCGGCCTGATCGAGCGCTACGCCATCGCCTGCGACGCGGTGCGCACCGGCTGGATCCAGCCGGCCCATGCCAAGGAAGGCCTGGCGACCCTGCAAGGGCGCGCGGGGCAGTGGCGGCGGCACGGCTTCGAGCTGATCGAGTTGGACCGGCGGGAGACGGCGCGGCTGATCGGCTCGACTTGGTATTTCGGCGCGCTGCTCAACCCGCGCAACGGCTCCGTCCAGCCCCTGTCCTACGCGCGCGGCCTCGCGCGCGCCGCGGCGTCGCAAGGCGTGCGCCTGTTCGGTGACAGCCCCGCCACCGGGCTCGAGCGCACGGACGACGGCTGGCGGGTCCGCACGACCAGGGGCAGCGTCCGCGCGGGCCGGGTCGTGCTCGGCACCAACGGCTACACCGGCGACCTCTGGCCGGGCCTGCGCCGGAGCGTCGTGCCGGTCTACAGCTTCCAGGTCGCGACACGGCCTTTGTCCGGCAACCTGCTGGGCACCATCCTGCCGGAGGGCCAGACCGCGTCCGACACCAAGCGCCTGCTCTGGTACTACCGCAAGGACGCGACCGGCCGGCTGGTCATGGGCGGGCGCGGCCGTCCCAAGGATGATCTGGCGCCGCCCGACACGCGGGCGCTCCAGGCCGCCCTGCTCGAGCTGTTCCCGCAGCTGGGCGACGTCGGCTTCGACTACCATTGGGGCGGCAAGGTCGCCCTCACCCAGGACCACCTGCCGCATCTCCACGTCCTGGACGAGGGGCTCTATGCCGGACTTGGCTACAACGGCCGCGGCGTCGCCATGGCCACCGCGATGGGCACGGTCCTGGCGCGGCTGGTGTCGGGCGAATCACCGGACACGCTGCCCTTCCCGGTCACGGGCATGGCGGCCATCCCGTTCCACCGCTTCCGCCGCGTCGGCGTCGGCGCGGTCGCCGCGTGGTCGGGCTATCGCGACCGGCGCGAGCGCGAGGCGAGCCTGACCGCATCCGGCGGCGTGTGA
- a CDS encoding NADPH-dependent oxidoreductase: protein MTDTLADTVDPAVAEALEARYRDGAAARLAGAIRGNPVLDTVLGHRTVRAYSDRPLPPGTLETAVAAAQSAPSSCNMQAWSVIAVEDQATKDRLMAHAANQAQVGRAPLVLVFLADLARLRAVAASRGIPADGLDYVEMFLVAAVDAAMAAQNAVVALESLGLGTCYIGSIRNETDAVADLLGLPDEVIALFGLTIGYPDPARPADVKPRLGQDVVLHRERYRPVDADAVAAYDARMRGFQRGQGMEAIDWSVRTGRRIADAAALTGRHVLKAILNKRGFGLR, encoded by the coding sequence ATGACCGACACGCTCGCCGACACCGTCGATCCCGCCGTCGCGGAGGCCCTGGAGGCGCGGTACCGCGACGGCGCGGCCGCGCGCCTGGCCGGGGCGATCCGCGGCAACCCGGTGCTGGACACCGTGCTCGGCCACAGGACCGTGCGCGCCTACAGCGACCGCCCGCTGCCGCCGGGCACGCTGGAGACGGCGGTCGCGGCGGCGCAGTCGGCGCCCAGTTCGTGCAACATGCAGGCCTGGAGCGTGATCGCGGTCGAGGACCAGGCGACCAAGGACCGGCTCATGGCCCACGCCGCGAACCAGGCCCAGGTCGGCCGGGCGCCGCTCGTCCTGGTCTTCCTGGCCGACCTCGCGCGGCTGCGCGCGGTCGCCGCCTCGCGCGGCATCCCGGCCGACGGGCTGGACTATGTCGAGATGTTCCTGGTCGCGGCGGTCGATGCGGCCATGGCGGCGCAGAACGCCGTGGTCGCGCTGGAATCGCTCGGGCTGGGGACCTGCTATATCGGCTCGATCCGCAACGAGACCGACGCGGTCGCCGACCTGCTCGGCCTGCCGGACGAGGTGATCGCCCTGTTCGGCCTGACGATCGGCTATCCCGATCCCGCCCGTCCGGCTGACGTCAAGCCCAGGCTCGGCCAGGACGTCGTGCTGCACCGCGAGCGCTACCGGCCGGTCGATGCCGATGCGGTCGCGGCCTACGACGCCCGCATGCGCGGCTTCCAGCGCGGGCAGGGCATGGAGGCGATCGACTGGTCGGTGCGCACGGGAAGGCGGATCGCCGA
- a CDS encoding helix-turn-helix domain-containing protein: MNDSAGARRTRRRAGRTGCAVEATLSVIGGLWKPVILFHLLEGKLRFNALCRLVPAATPRMVTLQLRELEADGVLRRIVYPEVPPKVEYELTDLGVSLAPVLVSMRDWGERLQASDQRPVPARAC, encoded by the coding sequence ATGAATGATAGTGCCGGCGCGCGGCGCACGCGGCGAAGAGCGGGCCGAACGGGATGCGCCGTCGAGGCCACCCTTTCCGTCATCGGCGGACTCTGGAAGCCGGTGATCCTATTCCACCTGCTCGAGGGCAAGTTGCGCTTCAACGCCCTGTGCCGGCTGGTTCCCGCAGCCACGCCGCGGATGGTGACGCTGCAATTGCGGGAACTCGAAGCCGACGGTGTCCTCAGGCGGATCGTCTATCCCGAAGTCCCGCCCAAAGTGGAGTACGAACTGACCGATCTCGGGGTCTCCCTCGCCCCCGTCCTTGTCAGCATGCGCGATTGGGGCGAGCGCCTGCAGGCCTCGGACCAAAGGCCTGTTCCGGCACGCGCGTGCTAG
- a CDS encoding MBL fold metallo-hydrolase, translating to MPIDRRDFMAGAAVALAGGALGVPGMAPSAAAATQGGNGMEQAPGFYRFTVGEAIVTTINDGVGTRSLEAGFVRNAELADVQGALAEAFQPAETITIPFTLTVIERGGRVVMIDSGTGGLLAPTAGRAFANLTAAGYPPERIDTLVVSHFHGDHIQGIRAKDGSANFPNATILVPDAEWAFWMDEGAMSRAPEAMKSAFESVHRVFDPIAGSVERYQGETEIVPGLRSLPAYGHTPGHTVFVLADGDASLLIWSDTTNKPELFVRNPSWQAVFDMDGDQAAATRARMLDMAASERMRLVGYHFPFPATGYIGREGQGYRYVPAFWQPGVD from the coding sequence ATGCCGATCGATCGCAGGGACTTTATGGCCGGCGCCGCAGTGGCCTTGGCCGGCGGCGCGCTCGGCGTGCCGGGAATGGCGCCGTCCGCGGCCGCCGCGACGCAGGGAGGGAACGGCATGGAACAGGCACCCGGCTTCTACCGCTTCACGGTCGGCGAGGCGATCGTCACCACGATCAACGACGGCGTCGGCACGCGATCGCTCGAGGCCGGCTTCGTGCGCAACGCCGAGCTCGCGGACGTCCAAGGCGCCCTGGCCGAGGCGTTCCAGCCGGCCGAGACGATCACCATACCGTTCACGCTGACCGTGATCGAACGAGGCGGGCGCGTCGTCATGATCGATTCGGGCACGGGCGGCCTGCTCGCGCCGACCGCGGGCCGGGCCTTCGCCAATCTCACGGCCGCCGGCTATCCACCCGAGCGGATCGACACGCTCGTGGTCAGCCATTTCCACGGCGACCACATCCAGGGCATCCGGGCCAAGGACGGCTCGGCCAACTTCCCCAACGCCACGATCCTGGTACCCGACGCGGAATGGGCGTTCTGGATGGACGAGGGCGCGATGAGCCGCGCTCCCGAAGCGATGAAATCCGCCTTCGAGAGCGTGCATCGCGTCTTCGACCCGATCGCCGGCTCGGTCGAGCGCTACCAGGGCGAGACCGAGATCGTTCCGGGTTTGCGCAGCCTGCCCGCCTACGGCCACACGCCCGGCCATACCGTCTTCGTCCTCGCCGACGGCGACGCCAGCCTCCTGATCTGGTCGGACACGACCAACAAGCCCGAGCTGTTCGTGCGCAATCCCTCCTGGCAGGCCGTGTTCGACATGGACGGCGACCAGGCGGCGGCGACGCGGGCGCGCATGCTCGACATGGCCGCGTCCGAGCGGATGCGGCTGGTCGGGTATCACTTCCCCTTCCCCGCCACCGGCTATATCGGCCGCGAGGGCCAGGGCTACCGCTACGTCCCGGCCTTCTGGCAGCCGGGCGTCGACTGA
- a CDS encoding NAD(P)-dependent alcohol dehydrogenase, with amino-acid sequence MQRYVLTGDGNARIRLDAGEWRRPGPGEVAVDLRAASLNYRDLVMAQRCKDIVPLSDGAGVISALGDRVEGRALGDRVVIGFMPGWVEGRMTEAKKATALGGPGVDGVLAERIVVPATGIVGIPDAMTFEEAATLPCAGVTAWSALFERRPVQPGETVLLLGTGGVSIFALQLAKKAGARVIITSGSDAKLERARALGADHVINYRDRPNWDEETLRRTDGAGVDLAVDVAGPATLDRTLRATRFDGRISLMGVLTGFDGPIETAAILEKRITLQGIYVGPVATLDALVRSGIAPQIDHVFPFEDAAAAYDTLHRATHFGKLVIRIGR; translated from the coding sequence ATGCAGCGCTATGTGCTCACCGGTGACGGGAACGCGCGGATCCGGCTCGATGCGGGCGAATGGCGCCGCCCAGGCCCGGGCGAAGTCGCCGTCGATCTGCGAGCCGCTTCCCTGAACTATCGTGACCTCGTGATGGCGCAGCGCTGCAAGGACATCGTTCCGCTTTCCGACGGAGCGGGCGTGATCTCCGCCCTCGGCGACCGCGTGGAAGGCCGTGCGCTCGGCGACCGTGTCGTCATCGGCTTCATGCCGGGCTGGGTCGAAGGGCGCATGACCGAAGCCAAGAAGGCGACCGCCCTTGGCGGGCCCGGCGTCGACGGCGTCCTGGCCGAGCGGATCGTCGTGCCCGCCACCGGCATCGTCGGCATCCCCGATGCGATGACCTTCGAGGAGGCGGCAACCCTGCCCTGCGCCGGCGTCACCGCCTGGTCCGCGCTGTTCGAGCGGCGGCCGGTCCAGCCCGGCGAGACGGTGCTTCTTCTCGGAACCGGCGGCGTCTCGATCTTCGCGTTGCAGCTCGCCAAGAAGGCCGGGGCGCGCGTCATCATCACATCGGGTTCCGACGCGAAGCTGGAGCGCGCCCGCGCTCTCGGCGCGGACCACGTCATCAACTATCGCGACCGGCCGAACTGGGACGAGGAAACGCTCCGACGGACGGACGGCGCCGGCGTCGATCTCGCGGTCGATGTCGCAGGTCCCGCCACGCTCGACAGAACGCTCCGAGCCACGCGTTTCGACGGGCGGATTTCCCTCATGGGCGTCTTGACCGGCTTCGACGGCCCGATCGAAACGGCGGCGATCCTCGAGAAGCGCATCACCCTCCAGGGAATCTATGTCGGCCCCGTGGCCACCCTCGACGCGCTGGTCAGATCCGGCATCGCTCCCCAGATCGACCACGTCTTTCCGTTCGAGGACGCCGCCGCGGCCTACGACACCCTTCATCGCGCGACCCATTTCGGCAAGCTCGTGATCCGGATCGGCCGCTGA
- a CDS encoding DMT family transporter, with protein sequence MSDTASQPVHPPSPGSILKGVGAALVTVAIWTSWIVGTRTAVAGTEHLSPFAISFLRFAVAGIVLAPLWWRMRFIPRGLSWPVLLGLMCSGAPYVAFLATGLTLAPAAEAGPLLPGTLPLLVAVLSALFLGERFGPVRLAGFALIALGIASVAGNGLLAGPENAWQGHLMILGSALSWAIYTIAFRKSGLTGAQAAAFVAFWSLILLLPFAGGTIVPALMAVSLGTLLTQIVIQGILAGVVALVSYGMAVRHLGPSRAAAVTAITPASALLVAIPVLGEWPDGFAWFGCAATVIGVVFASGAVTAAHLVPAGRDRLQAERP encoded by the coding sequence GTGTCCGATACAGCCAGCCAGCCCGTCCATCCGCCCTCGCCCGGCTCGATCCTGAAGGGCGTCGGCGCCGCACTGGTCACCGTCGCGATCTGGACGTCATGGATCGTCGGCACGCGGACCGCCGTCGCGGGCACCGAGCACCTGTCGCCGTTCGCGATCAGCTTCCTGCGCTTCGCCGTCGCCGGCATCGTTCTGGCGCCCTTGTGGTGGCGGATGCGCTTCATCCCACGCGGCCTGTCCTGGCCGGTCCTGCTCGGCCTGATGTGCTCGGGCGCGCCCTATGTCGCCTTCCTCGCCACCGGACTGACCCTGGCGCCGGCGGCCGAGGCGGGACCGCTCCTGCCCGGCACGCTGCCGCTCCTGGTCGCGGTTCTCTCGGCTTTGTTCCTGGGCGAGCGCTTCGGCCCGGTCCGTCTCGCCGGGTTTGCCCTGATCGCGCTCGGCATCGCCTCGGTCGCCGGCAACGGCCTCCTGGCCGGACCGGAGAACGCGTGGCAGGGCCATCTCATGATCCTGGGTTCGGCCTTGTCCTGGGCGATCTACACGATCGCGTTCCGCAAGAGCGGCCTGACTGGCGCGCAGGCCGCCGCCTTCGTCGCCTTCTGGTCGCTGATCCTGCTGCTGCCGTTCGCCGGCGGCACCATCGTCCCGGCGCTCATGGCGGTGTCGCTCGGCACGCTGCTCACCCAGATCGTGATCCAGGGCATCCTGGCCGGGGTGGTCGCCCTCGTGTCGTACGGCATGGCGGTGCGCCATCTCGGCCCGTCGCGCGCCGCGGCCGTGACCGCGATCACGCCGGCTTCGGCCCTGCTCGTCGCCATTCCGGTCCTGGGCGAGTGGCCGGACGGCTTCGCCTGGTTCGGCTGCGCCGCCACCGTGATCGGCGTCGTCTTCGCGAGCGGCGCGGTCACCGCGGCGCATCTCGTGCCGGCCGGCCGCGACCGGCTCCAGGCGGAGCGGCCGTAG
- a CDS encoding SDR family oxidoreductase gives MQRTALVVGASGIIGSALAEELIAGGWTTFGLSRRPPRDVDGLQPVAADLLDRGTLSEALDGLAPTHVFITTWMRHATEDENIRVNGAMVRNLLDALAPARSVRHVALVTGLKHYLGPFDAYASGAALPETPFREEQPRLDVANFYYAQEDEVFAAAARDGFSWSVHRPHTVIGKAVGNAMNMGTTLAVYGSICKATGRPFRWPGSEAQWLGLSDMSDAAVVAKHLIWAASHEPARNRAFNVVNGDLFRWRWLWPRLAAWFGTEAAGFDGTVRPLEEQMAQDRPTWRDIADRHDLRERDLGRLASAWHTDLDLGRPIEVMTDMSRSRDLGFGVYRRTDQAFFDLFARLRADRLIP, from the coding sequence ATGCAACGCACAGCCCTGGTCGTCGGCGCGAGCGGCATCATCGGCAGCGCCCTCGCAGAGGAACTGATCGCGGGAGGCTGGACGACGTTCGGCCTCTCTCGGCGCCCGCCGCGCGATGTCGATGGCCTCCAGCCGGTAGCCGCCGATTTGCTCGATCGCGGCACGCTCTCGGAAGCGCTCGACGGTCTCGCCCCGACCCATGTCTTCATCACGACCTGGATGCGCCACGCGACCGAGGACGAGAACATCCGGGTGAACGGCGCCATGGTGCGCAACCTCCTGGATGCCCTGGCACCCGCGAGGTCGGTGCGGCACGTCGCGCTGGTCACCGGGCTCAAGCACTATCTCGGTCCGTTCGACGCCTATGCGTCGGGCGCCGCCCTGCCGGAGACGCCGTTTCGCGAGGAGCAACCGCGCCTGGACGTCGCCAATTTCTATTACGCCCAGGAGGACGAGGTCTTCGCCGCCGCCGCGCGCGACGGCTTCAGCTGGAGCGTCCACCGGCCGCACACCGTGATCGGCAAGGCGGTCGGCAACGCCATGAACATGGGCACGACGCTGGCCGTGTACGGTTCGATCTGCAAGGCGACCGGGCGTCCCTTCCGCTGGCCGGGCTCGGAAGCGCAGTGGCTGGGATTGTCGGACATGAGCGACGCCGCGGTGGTGGCGAAGCACCTGATCTGGGCTGCCAGCCACGAGCCGGCACGCAACCGGGCGTTCAACGTCGTCAACGGCGACCTGTTTCGCTGGCGCTGGCTGTGGCCCCGACTGGCGGCCTGGTTCGGGACCGAGGCCGCCGGCTTCGACGGGACCGTCCGCCCGCTCGAGGAGCAGATGGCACAGGACAGGCCGACATGGCGGGACATTGCGGACAGGCATGACCTGCGCGAGCGTGACCTTGGCCGTCTGGCATCGGCATGGCACACCGACCTCGATCTGGGCCGGCCGATCGAGGTCATGACCGACATGTCGAGGAGCCGGGACCTCGGCTTCGGCGTGTACAGGCGCACCGATCAGGCCTTCTTCGACCTGTTCGCCCGGCTGCGTGCCGACCGTCTGATCCCCTGA